The Dama dama isolate Ldn47 chromosome 29, ASM3311817v1, whole genome shotgun sequence DNA window TGTGTTGGCAAGTGAGATCAAAGGGGGAATCAGTGAGTAAACTGAAATAACTGACTTCCTTGGGACTACACATAGACATGAActgcttttaaaagaaatcaatataCAAATAGCCCACTTAAAGTGTACcattcagtggcttttagtatattcGCAGTGTTGTTTAGGCATCACCATGATCAATTGTCGAACATTGTCATCTCTCCAGAAAGAAACCTCATACCACTTTCTGTTTGGTATGAGGAAGAAGTCCTGGAAATGAgagtggtaatggttgcacaatatTCTGAATGAACAGTATTGTGAGTCCCAGTGAATTGTACAcctaaaaatagtttaaatggtgacatttgttttgtatattttaccatttttttttctttttaaagagaaaccTTATACTCATTCTCAATCACTCCACCAACCCCCCCTTCCCCAACCTTAGGCAACTAGTAATCTATTTTCTCTTTATAGATTTGCATATCCTGGACAtgtaatataaatggaatcataaaacatgtggtcttttgtgattggctagttttcacttagcataatgtttccaaATTTCATCCAAATAGTAGCATCATctcagtatttcatttctttttaatatggaataatttaatattctgttgtgtgggTGTCATTTTCATGCATCAGTTGATGTTTGGGTTGCTTCTAACTTTTGCCTGTCATGATCAATGAATGCTAATGCGAACACTTGTAcgtaagtttttgtgtggacatatgttctttcatatatatacctaggagtggaattttcAGTTTCTCCGCATTATTATCTGCTTTGGAATAAGGGATTAAATCATTCTCTCAAATTATTACATCATGGACTTTCAGGATTATGGGGAGCCTTTTAGAAATCAGCTTTCCAACTCTGCTACTCCCCAAATGTTGGGAGTTGGTGGGGGAGCTTGGACTAAAATCTGGGTCTTGTTAGGGAGATCCAGGGTCCTGTTAGCACACTGTTTCCTGGTGATAACCCCAAATATATTGTCACCTACTGAATTAAGTGTAGGTAGAGATtagacttggagaaggaaatggcaacccactccagtattcttgcctggagaatcccagggacggcagagcctggtgggctgccgtctatggggtcgcacagagtcagacacaactgaagcgacttggaagCAGCAGAGATTAAACAAgcatggaaatgcaaattttgAGGATTTTCAGATACCTCATTCCTTGAATGAGGATTCTGGTGAAGCCTGGCTTCTCTTAACCTTAGGGGACAACTGATGAGGAAGAGGCTCCCTGTCCACTTTCCTTCTTGGCTTCTCACTGCCTCAGCttgctgctcccccacccccaccacacacatacGCATCCTTATTTCCCTGTCAGTAGAAGGAAGCTGCTGGAAATCTGGCAAGGATCTCCTTTCTGAACTAGAGAAACCAGACAAAGCATGGTGTGGTAAATTAAATAGTTTTTGCTGTTTTTCCATAGTAAGAATAAAGGTTCAAGTTACGTGTTCACTCTTACCAGACTATTGACATTTTCACCATTTGTGATTCTTCTAGTTGCTGTTGCCAATACCTATGCTTGTAAGGGGCTAGACAAGATTGAGGAGAAGCTGCCTATTCTGAATCAGCCAACAAACCAGGTGAGCTTGGGACAAGAGTGCTGAGGCTTGCCACCgcacattttttaagttttatctgTTTCATACAGACTGTTGCAGGTCACAAACAGGCAGTACTTATTTGTTCCAACCTTGGATATATTTTTGAAAGAGTAATGACCACTCTCTTACTTCCTGAACTGTTGTTAGGTTGTCTTGGGAAGCAGAGACGAGCTATCCACCTTTGGGCCAGACTTTAGTCTGATCTCTGTTAAATGTGTGGCTTCATCTCTGCAGGTGAAATTGCTTTGTTAAATCACCGAGTCCTATGTGGTATTGGATGAATGCAGAGGTGGTGAATAGAACCTTTTCTTGCTCGGTATCTGAGAGCACAGCCAGTGGAGTGGAGAACTGGTACATCTGCCTGTGTGTCAGCCTGGGGTAGCGTGCATGGGTACCTGTGTCTGTGCGTGTATGAGGTGCTCAGTAGAAGCACGTCAATGGAAAATGCCATTTTTCTCTAGGGTTCCACTTGTGCCTTGCTGCAGGTACATCTagtttaaaacaaagaaagaaaaaacttggacaaatttttttatccatttcccTTTTTTGGTCTTCCGACAACCTTTGGGTGGTGGCAGGTAGGGCGTTTATACCTGTTAAGGAAATTGAAGCTCATCAACTCTCATGTGCTTGTCCAAGACCCATGACTAGAAAGTAAAAGGGCCTGATTCATCCTTTAACTCTTCAACTGTGCTGCCTTAGTTAAGACCTTTATATAGGTGTCTATGCCCATGTTTCTCACCAGCCAGATGgcctgctttttttccccataggTTGTGGCCAATGCCAAAGGGGCTATGACGGGGGCAAGAGATGCTGTGACGACTACTGTGACTGGGGCCAGGGATTCTGTGGCCAGCACAATCACTGGGGTGGTGGACAGGACCAAGGGAGCTGTGACTGGTAGTGTGGAGAAGACCAAGTCTGTGGTCAATGGCAGCATTCACACAGTCATGGGAAGTCGGGTGATGCAGCTGATGAGCAGTGGAGTGGAAAATGCACTCACCAAGTCGGAGTTGCTGGTAGACCAGTACCTTCCTCTTACCAAGGATGAACTAGGTAATTGGATTTTTGCCTTGAAATAATGttttgtatctttccttttttgccatgccatgcagcttatgggatttcagttccctgaccaagaatcaaacccgggccatggcagtgaaagtccaGAACCGTAATTATGAGGCCACCAAGGAACTTCTTTCAGTGTTTTATATCTTTAAGCAGTTTTTCTAAACAGCTTCCTTGAGATATACTTTTATATACCAAAAAAATTCACCTGTTTTCCTTCTACATTTTTGGTTGCATGAGCCTCACCACAATCCAGttgtagaatatttttatcaccccCAAAGATAAAAGTTCTGTCACCCCCAAAGAGTAAAGTTCATGATCTTTCATGCCTGTTGACAGTCAGTCTCcattcccccatcccaccccctctgTCTGCATGTgttgtgtccaatgctttgtgaccccatggactgtagcccattaggctcctctgatgatgggattctctaggcaagaatactggagtgggttgcccttcccttctccaggggatcttctcaacccagggatcaaacccgggtctcctgcattgcaggcagattcttttgtaCATAGTAAGTTTTGAAACTTCCAGAGAAATTAACCTAAAGAAATACTTTCTACAAATGGATTGCCCTTTGTAGGCTACTGTATGGGATTATTAAATATTcagtgcttactgtgtgccaggtaagACACTGTGATGGGAAGAGACCTGTGTAGATGACGTGTCACAGTGATGTGTTCTGGGTTGCCAAGCCCAGCAGCAGATAGGAGCCATCTTGGGCAAAGGGGTGCACAATTACCAGATGGGTGGGTGGAATCAACAAAGACGAGATCCAAGTTAAGAGTTTAGGCCTCGTCACTTAGAGCACTTAGAGCTGTGATCCctaagacttctttttttttcccccttctttataACTTCAGAAAAAGAAGCCAAAAAAGTGGAAGGATTCGATATGGTTCAGAAGCCAAGTTACTATGTTAGACTGGGATCTCTGTCCACCAAGCTGCGCTCACGGGCCTACCAGCAGGCCCTCGGCAGGGTTGAAGAAGCTAAGCAAAAAGGCCAGGAGACCATTTCTCAGCTCCATTCCACCGTCAACCTGGTGAGTACAACTTCATTTAAAGGCAGCTGAAGTGAGTTCATTTATCTCCAGGATTAGGATAAACGTAATCATAAAATCCAAGAATTTTAATCTTACCTTATGAACAATCCAGTAGAAAAATGGGCCAAGAGTATATAGAAAACTCACAGAAAAGGAAGTATATAATTAGCTGaatacatgaagcggtgttaatcTTACTCTGAGTGGTCAGATTACTGATTTCCTTTCCTGTCTGGTGGCATTTGCAAAGCTAGATTCTGTGGGCGATGGTGTAGAGGAGAGATATACTTGTGTTTTTGCACTTTTGGAGGATTCAAGGGAAATAGGAAAGTTAGAGACACCCCTATGCCTGGAGCAGCTTTTCTTCTAGAAATGTATATTCATTCAGAGTTGCAAAAGAGTGTAAACAATGCACATCAACTAATAGACTGATTCCATTGATACATCACAAAAGACTACTGAGTAGCCTTGAAGGATTGCCAAGTTACAGAACAGTATGCGTTGTTCGGCCATTAGAGACCAGTTTACTCTTGGAAGGGGAAGTAGGTGGCTGGCAATAGGGAAGAGGAAGTTTAAGttcctttctcttttataattttatacacaCGTTAAATTTCAGTTGCTGTACCTGTGTTAAACTGGAGGGAAATTGGAGATAGTGGTTTAATAAATAAGAGGCAGTAAAGTCCTATGACTGCTTGGCTGACTTACACATATTGATAACAAGTAACAATGctcttggggttccctggtgtctcagatggtaaagaatctgtttgcaatacaggagacccaggttcaatccctgggttgggaatatcccctggagtagggaatggcaacccactctagtatttttgcctggaaaatcccatggatagaggaagccagcaggctacagttcacagggtcttaAATAGTccgacacgattgagcaactaacacagggCAAAACAGAACAATGCTATCTCTGATAGGCTATCAGAGATATCTCCTTAAATACCAAGACTTTCTGTAAGAATTGATGATGGCTGGTTTACATCATAGACCTGAAAACAGGCTAATATGAATATCTGTTAATAGTTTGTTCTTTGTCTTCTTCCAACATGTTCTAGATTGAACTTGCCAGGAAGAATGTGCATAATGCCAACCAGAAAATTCAGGATGCTCAGGATAAGCTCTATCTGTCCTGGCTGGAGTGGAAGAGAAGCATCGGCTACGATGATACAGATGAATCCCACTGTGCTGAGGTGAGACAACTGGGACAGGGTCATCCACCAAAGATTGTGTAGAAATTCCTACCAGGCATCGCAGTGTTCTTATTATTCCTCTTAGAATACTCTTCTCTAGCAAAAGTTGAACAATACAGGGTACTTAAGTTGCTTGTTATATGATAGAAGCAAAACTGTGCAGTGACTTTAACAACTTACCGGCAGCTATATTGCCTCAGTCAGGACACAACTACCTGAGGAACAGGCATTTCCCTCATGAAAGGTACAAGCTAAGTGAATACAGGTATCTTTACTGCCATAGTGGGGTTTTTTGATAGTATAAATAGAGTTGCTGTGAGAATGCTTTGTAGGAAGGGTACTAACTCAACCTTGGAGTAAGGATGAGTGAGTCAGATGGTTTGCTGGAAGAGATGAGTGGTCAGTTGAGACCTAAGGGGTGAATAAACTAGGTGAAAGGGCATTAAAGGGGTGAGTGTTCCAGACAGAAGAAATATCATATTGTAGTCCTAGAAAACGGTTCTTTATCTTCCAGAAGCTAATATACACTTGCCCTTGAAAGTaacattagttatttatttatatcatatcTCACTTGAAGAAAGAACATCCCAGTTGCCCTACTAACATGGAGggtattttctttctgtctggtCTCCCCTGTTATGTTTCTTCTGCTTAAGACCATGAACTTCAAAGACTCAGGCACTAGTTCAAATCCCAACTCAGCCATTTT harbors:
- the PLIN2 gene encoding perilipin-2 isoform X1, whose product is MASVSVEPQLSVVTRVASLPLVSSTCDLVSSAYISTKDQYPYLKSLCEMAEKGMKTITSVAVTSALPIIQKLEPQIAVANTYACKGLDKIEEKLPILNQPTNQVVANAKGAMTGARDAVTTTVTGARDSVASTITGVVDRTKGAVTGSVEKTKSVVNGSIHTVMGSRVMQLMSSGVENALTKSELLVDQYLPLTKDELEKEAKKVEGFDMVQKPSYYVRLGSLSTKLRSRAYQQALGRVEEAKQKGQETISQLHSTVNLIELARKNVHNANQKIQDAQDKLYLSWLEWKRSIGYDDTDESHCAEHIESRTLAIARNLTQQLQTTCHTLLSNIQGLPQNIQDRAKHLGVMAGDIYAVFRNAASFKEVSDGLLASSKGQLQKMKESLDDVMDYLVNNTPLNWLVGPFYPQVTESESAQAPGTARRPGRRSTKHPKPVPVSNAQGSQPDDSSS
- the PLIN2 gene encoding perilipin-2 isoform X2, with protein sequence MASVSVEPQLSVVTRVASLPLVSSTCDLVSSAYISTKDQYPYLKSLCEMAEKGMKTITSVAVTSALPIIQKLEPQIAVANTYACKGLDKIEEKLPILNQPTNQVVANAKGAMTGARDAVTTTVTGARDSVASTITGVVDRTKGAVTGSVEKTKSVVNGSIHTVMGSRVMQLMSSGVENALTKSELLVDQYLPLTKDELEKEAKKVEGFDMVQKPSYYVRLGSLSTKLRSRAYQQALGRVEEAKQKGQETISQLHSTVNLIELARKNVHNANQKIQDAQDKLYLSWLEWKRSIGYDDTDESHCAEHIESRTLAIARNLTQQLQTTCHTLLSNIQGLPQNIQDRAKHLGVMAGDIYAVFRNAASFKEVSDGLLASSKGQLQKMKESLDDVMDYLVNNTPLNWLALDFSITDLTSETDEIPDIIALEEEDGPNHSHANGPEPSQGKMLNN